One window of the Streptomyces sp. NBC_00259 genome contains the following:
- a CDS encoding DUF7544 domain-containing protein, whose amino-acid sequence MNDTPGWASPGSSPSDGRDSGTPGPADAPDASSKWSKEQPPAGRWAPPTAQGGGPVPPAGGPGWGSGPQRGGWGQPPAAKPGVIPLRPLGVGEILDGAVSTLRAHWRTVLGITITVSVITQICDILIQRYLLPQPPATNPDASPEEALRQAMDQLNATVIGLAPVTAITLIATLFTTALLTVVISRSVLGRPVTLSEAWREARPRLLQLLGLTLLLPLIAAVVMTVGMLPGLLLGSGGGVALAVLGGFAGAVVTLWLMVQFALASPALMLERQGVIQSMRRSAKLVRGAWWRTFGILTLTLLLTFLVSMIIAIPFSLIAYAVDGDGISGLFSGSVPEFGWPFLIITGIGAVIASSITYPISAGVTVLLYVDQRIRREALDLELARAAGVPGYGSTSAGADTSRS is encoded by the coding sequence GTGAACGACACTCCGGGCTGGGCCTCGCCCGGATCCTCCCCCTCCGACGGCCGGGACTCCGGAACACCCGGGCCCGCCGACGCTCCCGACGCCTCCTCGAAGTGGTCCAAGGAGCAGCCGCCCGCCGGCCGGTGGGCTCCGCCGACCGCTCAGGGCGGCGGGCCCGTGCCGCCGGCCGGCGGGCCGGGCTGGGGCAGCGGTCCGCAGCGCGGCGGCTGGGGGCAGCCGCCCGCCGCGAAGCCCGGGGTCATCCCGCTGCGCCCCCTGGGCGTCGGCGAGATCCTGGACGGCGCGGTGTCGACGCTGCGCGCCCATTGGCGCACGGTGCTGGGCATCACGATCACCGTCTCGGTCATCACCCAGATCTGCGACATCCTCATCCAGCGCTATCTCCTGCCGCAGCCGCCCGCGACGAACCCGGACGCCAGCCCCGAGGAAGCCCTCAGGCAGGCCATGGACCAGCTCAACGCGACGGTCATCGGGCTGGCGCCCGTCACGGCGATCACCTTGATCGCCACGCTCTTCACCACCGCGCTGCTGACCGTGGTGATCAGCCGCTCGGTCCTCGGCCGCCCCGTCACCCTCTCCGAGGCCTGGCGCGAGGCACGGCCCCGGCTGCTGCAACTCCTCGGCCTGACCCTGCTGCTGCCTCTGATCGCCGCGGTCGTGATGACCGTGGGGATGCTGCCGGGCCTGCTCCTGGGCTCCGGGGGCGGCGTCGCCCTCGCCGTTCTGGGCGGCTTCGCCGGTGCCGTCGTCACGCTCTGGCTGATGGTCCAGTTCGCCCTCGCGTCCCCCGCGCTCATGCTGGAGCGGCAGGGAGTGATCCAGTCGATGCGCCGCTCGGCCAAGCTGGTCCGCGGGGCGTGGTGGCGGACGTTCGGCATCCTGACGCTGACGCTGCTGCTGACGTTCCTCGTCTCGATGATCATCGCCATCCCGTTCAGCCTGATCGCCTACGCGGTCGACGGTGACGGCATCAGCGGGCTCTTCTCCGGCTCCGTCCCCGAGTTCGGCTGGCCGTTCCTGATCATCACCGGCATCGGTGCCGTGATCGCCTCGTCCATCACCTACCCGATCTCGGCCGGCGTCACGGTCCTCCTCTACGTGGACCAGCGCATCCGCCGCGAGGCTCTCGACCTCGAACTGGCCAGGGCGGCAGGCGTTCCCGGCTACGGCTCCACGTCCGCGGGCGCCGACACCTCCAGGAGCTGA
- a CDS encoding DUF4129 domain-containing protein, whose product MSITGGTTTARVMFRANDDVPVDIPRVPAREAAERELSKPMYHENDPNLVERGLDRFWEWLGGIFDAAAGAAPGGPLGLVVIVLIVIALVAALWWRLGTPHRTLTTGDALFDDRPRSAAQHRETAESHAAAGRWSQAVQERMRAIVRSLEERALLDPRPGRTADEAAADAGRPLPAHADALRAAARTFDDVTYGGRTADQQAYLRLRDLDADLERAKPQLSTTAQGAAE is encoded by the coding sequence GTGTCCATCACGGGGGGCACGACCACGGCGCGAGTGATGTTCCGCGCGAATGACGACGTACCGGTGGACATCCCTCGCGTACCCGCCAGGGAGGCGGCGGAGCGCGAGCTGTCCAAGCCGATGTACCACGAGAACGACCCGAACCTCGTGGAACGGGGTCTCGACCGGTTCTGGGAGTGGCTCGGCGGCATCTTCGACGCCGCGGCGGGCGCCGCCCCCGGAGGTCCGCTCGGCCTCGTCGTCATCGTCCTGATCGTCATCGCCCTGGTCGCCGCCCTCTGGTGGCGGCTCGGCACCCCGCACCGCACCCTCACCACCGGCGACGCTCTCTTCGACGACCGCCCCCGAAGCGCCGCCCAGCACCGCGAGACCGCGGAGTCCCATGCAGCCGCCGGCAGATGGAGCCAGGCCGTCCAGGAACGGATGCGTGCCATCGTCCGCTCCCTGGAAGAGCGCGCTCTCCTCGACCCGCGCCCTGGCCGCACCGCCGACGAAGCCGCCGCGGACGCCGGCCGCCCCTTGCCCGCCCATGCGGACGCGCTCCGCGCGGCAGCCCGCACGTTCGACGATGTGACATACGGCGGACGCACGGCCGACCAGCAGGCGTATCTGCGTCTGCGGGATCTCGACGCCGATCTGGAGCGTGCCAAACCCCAGCTGAGCACCACGGCCCAAGGAGCCGCCGAATGA
- a CDS encoding DUF4350 domain-containing protein, translating to MTGAMAGATSVSPTSRQIWTRSRGVLLVLGILIVAGFVIAVVRSGDEHGRLDPRSADPNGSRAVAELLKARGVSTRVVTTLDEATAAAGPDTTLLVVTPDLLTGRQQDALRTAMDSSGGRTMLVAPGPPSVGTLAPGVTADRPAPVSARDPQCAFPAARRAGSVDIGGERYATDETAGTDACYLSDGLPSLLRINDAADGDTVLLGSPDLLYNERLAKEGNASLALQLLGSRPHLVWYLPSPSDGSAAGDDATGDDRGEAAGESGIGGLIPSGWLWGTLQLAFAAVLAAVWRARRLGPLVTERLPVAVRASESTEGRARLYRKANARDRAASALRQATRTRLAPLLGVSAADAHSPDALLPAVSAHLHDGDRDLRALLFGPAPADDAALIRLADQLDALEREVRTS from the coding sequence ATGACCGGGGCCATGGCCGGCGCCACTTCGGTGTCCCCGACCTCCCGCCAGATCTGGACGCGCAGCCGTGGCGTCCTGCTCGTGCTCGGCATCCTCATCGTGGCCGGATTCGTCATCGCCGTCGTCCGCTCCGGGGACGAGCACGGGCGCCTCGACCCGCGGTCCGCCGACCCCAACGGCAGCCGCGCCGTCGCCGAACTGCTCAAGGCCCGAGGTGTCAGCACGCGCGTGGTCACCACCCTCGACGAGGCCACCGCCGCCGCGGGTCCCGACACCACGCTGCTGGTCGTCACCCCCGACTTGCTGACCGGCCGTCAACAGGACGCCCTGCGCACGGCGATGGATTCCTCCGGCGGCCGTACCATGCTCGTCGCACCCGGCCCGCCCTCCGTCGGCACGCTCGCCCCCGGAGTAACGGCGGACAGGCCCGCGCCCGTCTCCGCCCGCGACCCGCAATGCGCCTTCCCGGCCGCCCGGCGTGCCGGAAGCGTCGACATCGGCGGTGAGCGCTACGCCACCGACGAGACCGCCGGCACCGACGCCTGCTACCTCAGCGACGGCCTCCCCAGCCTGCTCAGGATCAACGACGCGGCAGACGGCGACACCGTCCTGCTCGGCTCCCCCGACCTCCTCTACAACGAGCGGCTCGCCAAGGAAGGCAACGCCTCGCTCGCCCTTCAACTGCTCGGTTCCCGGCCTCATCTCGTCTGGTACCTCCCCTCTCCCAGTGATGGATCCGCCGCCGGCGACGACGCCACCGGCGACGACCGCGGTGAAGCGGCCGGCGAGAGCGGCATCGGTGGACTGATCCCTTCCGGATGGCTCTGGGGCACGCTCCAGCTCGCCTTCGCCGCCGTGCTCGCCGCCGTCTGGCGTGCACGCCGGCTCGGGCCGCTGGTGACCGAACGGCTCCCCGTCGCCGTCCGCGCCTCCGAGTCCACGGAAGGCCGGGCCCGCCTCTACCGCAAGGCCAACGCCCGCGACCGCGCCGCCTCCGCCCTCCGCCAGGCCACCCGGACCCGGCTCGCCCCTCTCCTGGGTGTCAGCGCCGCTGACGCCCACTCACCCGATGCCCTCCTGCCGGCCGTCTCCGCGCATCTTCACGACGGCGACCGCGACCTGCGGGCTCTGCTCTTCGGCCCGGCACCCGCCGACGACGCCGCCCTCATCCGCCTGGCAGACCAACTCGACGCCCTCGAAAGAGAGGTACGCACTTCATGA